A single window of Archangium gephyra DNA harbors:
- a CDS encoding glutathione S-transferase: protein MRLWYAPTSPFARKVRIAAHELGLAERLELVEVNPWTDARLRALNPLAKVPTLERTDGPPLYESGVICDYLDALSGERRLFPETGEARWRALLLQGLADGANTAAGRLFADERRPADQRSEAMMARLAEALRAALDSLERETPQAGRPTIGEVSAAAFLGYLDFRWPERDWRKGRERLSAWFAEVEQRPSMVETRHAPSAA, encoded by the coding sequence ATGCGCCTCTGGTATGCCCCCACCTCGCCTTTCGCGCGCAAGGTGCGTATCGCCGCCCATGAGCTGGGGCTGGCCGAGCGGCTCGAACTGGTGGAGGTCAATCCCTGGACCGACGCGCGGCTGCGCGCCCTCAACCCCCTGGCCAAGGTGCCGACGCTGGAGCGGACGGACGGGCCGCCTCTGTATGAGTCCGGGGTGATCTGCGACTACCTGGATGCGCTGTCGGGCGAGCGGCGGCTGTTCCCCGAGACGGGGGAAGCGCGCTGGCGGGCGCTCCTGCTGCAGGGGCTCGCGGATGGGGCCAACACCGCCGCCGGGCGGCTCTTCGCCGACGAGCGGCGGCCGGCGGACCAGCGGTCCGAGGCGATGATGGCGCGCCTGGCCGAGGCCCTGCGGGCGGCGCTGGATTCACTGGAGCGGGAAACACCGCAGGCCGGCCGTCCGACCATCGGCGAGGTCTCGGCCGCGGCGTTCCTCGGCTACCTCGACTTCCGTTGGCCCGAACGCGACTGGCGCAAGGGACGGGAACGGCTTTCGGCGTGGTTCGCCGAGGTGGAACAGCGGCCGTCGATGGTGGAAACGCGTCACGCCCCATCGGCGGCCTGA
- a CDS encoding cadmium resistance transporter → MAASLTLLGISTTVFVSTNIDDIFLLAAFFADPHLRARAVVAGQFLGIGVLVLGSVLASVAALAIPEGYTALLGVVPLILGVRKLRELMRPRGASATEEEQAEAAEQQLERRTHSQVLAVAGVTVANGGDNLGVYIPLFASDPRAIPGHVVVFAVMTALWCLAGHSLVKNRLLGEHIQRYGHRVLPFVLIGLGLYILAGARVLLG, encoded by the coding sequence ATGGCGGCCTCGCTCACGCTGCTCGGCATCAGCACCACGGTCTTCGTCTCGACGAACATCGACGACATCTTCCTGCTCGCGGCGTTCTTCGCCGACCCACACCTGAGGGCACGAGCCGTCGTCGCCGGTCAGTTCCTCGGCATCGGAGTCCTGGTGCTCGGCAGCGTCCTGGCCTCTGTCGCCGCACTGGCCATTCCGGAGGGGTACACCGCGCTCCTGGGCGTCGTGCCGCTCATTCTTGGCGTGCGCAAGCTCCGCGAGCTGATGCGGCCCCGGGGAGCGAGCGCAACGGAGGAAGAGCAGGCGGAGGCCGCGGAGCAGCAACTGGAGCGCCGGACGCATTCCCAGGTGCTTGCCGTCGCGGGCGTGACGGTGGCGAATGGTGGCGACAACCTCGGCGTGTACATCCCTCTCTTCGCGAGCGATCCGCGGGCCATCCCGGGGCACGTGGTGGTCTTCGCCGTCATGACCGCGCTCTGGTGTCTCGCCGGACACTCGCTCGTCAAGAACCGCCTGCTGGGTGAGCACATCCAGCGGTACGGGCACCGCGTGCTTCCCTTCGTGCTCATCGGCCTCGGGCTCTACATCCTGGCGGGGGCCCGGGTGCTGCTCGGGTAG
- a CDS encoding helix-turn-helix domain-containing protein yields the protein MKGTLKLNSREQALIFDLMEVLTSSLELPSVLSGSHDVLARLVPADYAALCVSRPGRTSEYDWMVAQMPRAFFEHYHEMAAEDFVRGAVVRKPGVVLRDSEMVPRQYLERSAFYRHCRELRMPLEHVMAVMLDVGRDCHGGFMLYRDRPRPFSDRQQALLQRLTPVLTGTVRNCRMLQEVAGRAQYLEALFRYQGAESIVLAPPSTEVMRTDHATTLVEKWFPPLERTSQGLPEVLVEHLKRLVGAHGIQKLGVPDTWECTRQEQRLKVTFVPLPEQSGRKLWALLLQEVSNMPSTWRELLTKREAEVVERVLQGWDNQLVAEDLGCKKATVKQHMKKIFDKLGVGSRAALISRAARR from the coding sequence ATGAAAGGCACCCTGAAGCTCAACTCGCGCGAGCAGGCGCTCATCTTCGACCTCATGGAAGTGCTGACCAGTTCCCTGGAGCTGCCCTCGGTGCTCTCTGGCTCCCATGACGTCCTGGCACGGCTGGTTCCGGCGGACTACGCGGCGCTGTGCGTGTCCAGGCCGGGACGCACCAGCGAGTACGACTGGATGGTGGCCCAGATGCCGCGAGCCTTCTTCGAGCACTACCACGAGATGGCGGCGGAGGACTTCGTGCGAGGTGCGGTGGTACGGAAGCCCGGCGTGGTGCTCCGTGACTCGGAGATGGTGCCGCGCCAGTACCTGGAGCGCAGCGCGTTCTACCGGCATTGCCGCGAGCTGCGCATGCCGCTGGAGCACGTCATGGCGGTGATGCTCGATGTGGGGCGCGACTGCCACGGTGGCTTCATGCTGTACCGTGACAGGCCCCGGCCCTTCTCGGACCGGCAGCAGGCGCTGCTGCAACGCCTCACGCCCGTGCTGACGGGCACGGTGCGCAACTGCCGGATGCTGCAAGAGGTCGCGGGGCGCGCGCAGTACCTGGAGGCGCTCTTCCGCTACCAGGGTGCCGAGAGCATCGTCCTGGCGCCTCCCTCCACGGAGGTGATGCGCACGGACCATGCCACCACGCTCGTGGAGAAGTGGTTCCCGCCCCTCGAGCGCACGTCCCAGGGTCTGCCCGAAGTACTGGTCGAGCACTTGAAGCGGCTGGTGGGAGCCCATGGCATCCAGAAGCTCGGAGTCCCCGATACCTGGGAGTGCACGCGCCAGGAGCAGCGCTTGAAGGTGACGTTCGTCCCACTTCCGGAACAGTCGGGCCGGAAGCTCTGGGCCCTGCTTCTCCAGGAAGTGTCCAACATGCCCTCCACGTGGCGAGAGCTTCTCACCAAACGGGAAGCAGAGGTCGTTGAGCGTGTCCTGCAGGGTTGGGACAACCAGCTCGTCGCCGAGGATCTCGGGTGCAAGAAAGCGACGGTGAAGCAGCATATGAAGAAAATCTTCGACAAGCTGGGCGTGGGCAGCCGGGCCGCGCTGATCTCCCGGGCAGCCCGTCGTTGA
- a CDS encoding iron-containing redox enzyme family protein, whose amino-acid sequence MMNTDLLTALENESRALIAQLDAHPKVRQLFEGTLDTEAYAHYLAQTYHYVRWTTPLLALAGQRMVVQGRHPALASLLLHKAKEETGHERWLLADLRHLGWSSAAVERTPRGVAVEAYVAWNRFTSEAGSPTAFLGTAYVLEALSASRAGAAARNLVERGGIPGIHRAVTFLRGHGDADEGHVSELATLLGSLTDPGECEALILSARMTRLLYPGLFEEPRSVAPALGAPRT is encoded by the coding sequence ATGATGAACACAGATCTGCTCACCGCACTGGAGAACGAGTCGAGGGCACTCATTGCCCAATTGGACGCCCACCCCAAGGTCCGCCAGCTCTTCGAGGGCACCCTGGACACCGAGGCCTACGCCCACTACCTGGCGCAGACGTACCACTACGTCCGCTGGACGACGCCGCTGCTGGCGCTCGCGGGCCAGAGGATGGTGGTGCAAGGCCGGCACCCGGCGCTGGCCAGCCTGTTGCTGCACAAGGCGAAGGAGGAGACGGGCCACGAGCGCTGGCTGCTGGCGGACCTCCGCCACCTGGGGTGGAGCTCCGCGGCCGTGGAGCGCACCCCGCGAGGCGTGGCGGTGGAGGCCTACGTGGCCTGGAACCGCTTCACGTCGGAGGCCGGCTCTCCCACCGCCTTCCTGGGGACGGCCTACGTGCTCGAGGCGCTGTCAGCGAGCCGTGCCGGAGCCGCCGCTCGCAACCTGGTGGAGCGCGGCGGAATCCCTGGCATCCACCGGGCCGTCACCTTCCTGCGGGGCCACGGCGACGCGGACGAGGGCCACGTCTCCGAGCTGGCCACCCTCCTGGGCTCCCTCACCGACCCTGGGGAGTGTGAGGCCCTGATCCTCTCGGCCCGCATGACGCGCTTGCTCTATCCGGGCCTCTTCGAGGAGCCCAGGAGCGTCGCGCCCGCGCTGGGTGCCCCTCGCACCTGA
- a CDS encoding GNAT family N-acetyltransferase, protein MSTLHCLVATTQKHLDDALRVRWTVFGSELGLLSTPPPALREVHCFDTLETTLHFIVYDNQRPVATARLLLPNAEVALTTGLSLGIDLEQKLDLSALCVPDLRPAETTRYCVLRRWRGSEALLLLNAVMYQESRHRGVSHWVAAANMETDSLDDARLVCRVAAHEGLVSQRWRVEPRIRPEGPTQPVAPLYSPQQRQRAHEGLLEGLRLPRTLGLFSRKLGARFVGDPVYDTQFRRYALPLVAALDDIPPSTLALFEALTASPQRVA, encoded by the coding sequence GTGAGCACGCTTCATTGCCTTGTCGCGACCACACAGAAGCATCTGGATGACGCGCTGCGCGTCCGCTGGACGGTCTTCGGCTCGGAGCTGGGTCTACTCTCCACGCCTCCACCGGCACTCCGCGAGGTGCACTGCTTCGACACGCTGGAGACCACCCTCCACTTCATCGTCTATGACAACCAGCGTCCCGTCGCCACGGCGCGCCTGCTGCTGCCCAATGCCGAGGTGGCTCTCACCACCGGCCTGTCCCTTGGTATCGACCTGGAGCAGAAGCTCGACCTCTCCGCCCTCTGTGTCCCGGACCTCAGGCCCGCCGAGACCACGCGCTACTGCGTGCTGCGGCGCTGGCGCGGCTCCGAGGCGCTCCTCCTGCTCAACGCCGTCATGTACCAGGAGAGCCGGCACCGGGGAGTGAGTCACTGGGTGGCCGCCGCCAACATGGAGACGGACTCGCTCGACGATGCCCGGCTCGTGTGCCGCGTGGCCGCTCACGAGGGATTGGTGAGTCAACGTTGGCGCGTGGAGCCTCGAATCCGTCCAGAAGGGCCCACGCAACCGGTGGCGCCCCTCTACTCGCCCCAGCAGCGGCAGCGCGCGCACGAGGGCCTGCTGGAGGGTCTGCGGCTGCCCCGGACGCTGGGCCTCTTCTCCCGCAAGCTGGGAGCCCGCTTCGTCGGCGACCCTGTCTATGACACACAATTCCGGCGGTATGCCCTGCCGCTCGTCGCGGCCCTGGACGACATCCCGCCCTCCACGCTGGCGCTCTTCGAGGCCCTCACCGCCAGCCCTCAACGGGTCGCCTGA
- a CDS encoding RNA polymerase sigma factor has product MQGTPSQQIDDLYRRYCPSLYRRARMLTGEPAESKDLAHQAFVSFMEMMDEGALSGELKPYAVLFTIVTNKSVDRLRMRARWTGKLDLRDDEDFERTACSLEVVTAHEGYLSRVDAAQDLALLTQGEKPQVLTAAFLYFVEGHTLKQVGQVLSLSRQVVSEMLSQFLKRARTRRDRLEATARVVSP; this is encoded by the coding sequence ATGCAGGGCACTCCATCCCAGCAAATCGACGACCTGTACCGGCGCTATTGCCCGAGCCTCTACCGCCGTGCACGGATGCTCACGGGGGAACCGGCGGAGTCGAAGGACCTTGCCCACCAGGCCTTTGTCAGTTTCATGGAGATGATGGATGAGGGGGCGCTGAGCGGAGAGCTCAAGCCCTATGCCGTGCTGTTCACGATCGTCACCAATAAATCGGTGGACCGGTTGCGGATGCGCGCGCGCTGGACGGGCAAACTCGACCTGCGTGATGACGAGGACTTCGAGCGCACCGCGTGCAGCTTGGAGGTGGTGACGGCTCACGAGGGATATTTGAGCCGGGTAGACGCGGCGCAAGACCTGGCGTTGCTGACCCAGGGAGAGAAGCCGCAGGTGCTCACGGCGGCCTTCCTGTATTTCGTGGAGGGGCACACCCTCAAGCAGGTGGGACAGGTGCTGAGCCTGTCGCGTCAGGTCGTGTCCGAGATGCTGAGTCAATTCTTGAAACGGGCACGAACCCGACGGGATCGCTTGGAAGCGACTGCGCGGGTGGTGTCGCCATGA
- a CDS encoding LuxR C-terminal-related transcriptional regulator produces MSKGARRIPDPLLECYLVESLDDEARAEVEAVLAESEADRARLTELRDESAAFLVHHPPSALGESPEASHQNPGVESRRIPDPLLECYLVESLDAEARAEVEAMLAESAMDRARLEELRDESAAFLVQYPHESLVKRFEEVPRGMVRMPSAWKESLTPREVEVVERVLVGWDNLLIAEDLGFSTAKVWTHLSCVFDKLGVDSRASLFARASLLSQADRSQHLPKPPADRVKAPPPQDKPKTPDQYRGGYLYRQSLFERAWSLLENTVEAAEVVNESFVILSKERTDMMNMLEKFSRQYQIVTHKSLELLRQHAQWSGVLVESFQTDTVDMEAHRTEAMMDLALLTHGSSPMMVTVAQLYFVEGWSVDAVSRSLNLSPLTVYMQREMFLKQVHERSTHFRAQARVAFHGTNPVK; encoded by the coding sequence ATGAGCAAGGGAGCACGGCGCATCCCGGATCCGCTCCTGGAGTGCTACCTGGTGGAGTCGCTCGACGACGAGGCACGGGCCGAGGTGGAGGCGGTGCTGGCGGAGTCGGAGGCGGACCGGGCCCGGCTGACGGAGCTGCGAGACGAGTCAGCGGCGTTCCTGGTGCACCATCCGCCCAGCGCTCTGGGGGAGAGTCCTGAGGCCTCGCATCAGAATCCGGGTGTGGAATCACGGCGCATCCCGGATCCACTCCTGGAGTGCTACCTGGTGGAGTCGCTCGACGCAGAGGCACGGGCAGAAGTGGAGGCCATGCTGGCTGAGTCGGCGATGGACCGGGCCCGGCTGGAGGAGCTGCGGGACGAGTCAGCGGCGTTCCTGGTGCAATATCCTCACGAGTCTCTGGTGAAGCGTTTCGAGGAGGTGCCTCGCGGAATGGTGCGCATGCCTTCCGCCTGGAAAGAGAGTCTCACTCCACGAGAGGTGGAGGTGGTGGAACGTGTTCTGGTGGGATGGGACAACCTGCTCATCGCCGAGGATCTCGGGTTTTCGACGGCCAAGGTGTGGACTCACCTGTCATGCGTTTTTGACAAATTGGGCGTGGACAGCCGTGCCTCGCTGTTCGCCCGTGCCTCGCTGCTCTCCCAGGCTGACAGAAGTCAGCACCTACCCAAGCCGCCAGCGGACCGTGTCAAGGCTCCTCCGCCTCAAGACAAGCCGAAGACGCCTGACCAGTACCGGGGTGGCTACTTGTACCGCCAATCGCTCTTCGAACGGGCCTGGTCGCTATTGGAAAACACTGTAGAGGCCGCGGAGGTCGTCAATGAGTCCTTTGTCATCCTCTCGAAAGAGAGGACTGACATGATGAACATGCTCGAGAAGTTCTCGCGGCAGTATCAGATCGTCACCCACAAGTCGCTGGAACTGCTGCGCCAGCACGCACAGTGGTCGGGGGTGCTGGTCGAGAGCTTCCAAACGGATACGGTCGATATGGAGGCACACCGTACCGAAGCCATGATGGATCTGGCCCTGCTGACGCATGGCAGCTCGCCCATGATGGTGACAGTGGCACAGCTTTATTTTGTTGAAGGCTGGTCGGTGGATGCGGTGAGCAGGAGCCTGAACCTGTCACCCTTAAC